Below is a window of Candidatus Methylomirabilota bacterium DNA.
GGCAGGATGTGGCCCAGAATGAGCCGGGGCGCGGTGGCCCCGAGCGCGCGGGCGCCGTCCACGTAGCTCTCCACCTTCGCGGCCAGGACCGCCGCCCGCACCACGCGCGCGATGATGGGCAGATAGACGACGGCGAGGGCCAGGGACACGAGGACGACGCCCGTGCCGAACACGCTCATGAGCGCGATGGCGAGCAGGATCGCGGGAAAGGCCATGAGCACGTCGAGCGGTCGCATGATCAGCTGTTCCGGCAGGCCCTCGACGTACCCCGCGACCAGGCCGAGGGGCCCGCCGATCGCAAGCGCGAGGGCCACGGATCCCAGGGCGACGCCAAGGGAGACCCGGTAGGCGTGGACGACGCGACTCAGCACGCTCCGGCCGAGATCGTCCATGCCAAAGGGCTCGGCAAGGGTCGGCGCGCGCATCGCGAAGTCCTTGGCGATCTCCGTCGGACTCCCCGGGAGCACCACGGGGGCGAGCAGCGCGAGGAGGGCCAGGCCCGCGACCAGGAGCAACCCCGACAGGGCGACGCGGGACGGCCCCGCCGGCCCCCAGCGCCGCGCGCCCCCCGGCGTCATGGCCGCCTCACCCGGGGATCGATGATGCCGTACAGGATGTCGGTCGCCAGGTTCACCAGCATGAACATCGCCCCGATGACCAGCACCGTGCTCTGCACGACCGGGTAGTTGCG
It encodes the following:
- a CDS encoding ABC transporter permease, whose product is MTPGGARRWGPAGPSRVALSGLLLVAGLALLALLAPVVLPGSPTEIAKDFAMRAPTLAEPFGMDDLGRSVLSRVVHAYRVSLGVALGSVALALAIGGPLGLVAGYVEGLPEQLIMRPLDVLMAFPAILLAIALMSVFGTGVVLVSLALAVVYLPIIARVVRAAVLAAKVESYVDGARALGATAPRLILGHILPNAATPVLVQASVLMAIAILVEASLSFVGVGVRPPTPSLGLMLADGRGFMLQAPWIVVFPGLAIMVAVLGFNMMADGLRDWLDPQGGAGR